In Candidatus Cloacimonadota bacterium, the DNA window AGGATGGACTTTTTTTGTTGATGCAACCTCCAAAGCAAAGCTTAAAAAAGAAAAAGGACAGCGAAAAGGTGAAATTGGATATGATGTTCTGTATCGTAGAATGCCACGAGATATGAATGTATATGGACCCTTAATGAAAAAGTATAGAATTTTATGCGTTATCCCCAATAAACAGTATTTCTATAAAACCAAAATGAAGGAATTTACTGAAATAGATACAACAGAAGAAGGTGAGGTTGATACCACTTCAACAATATTGGCTGGTTTAAAACTTAGGCAATTTAAATATATTTTATCTAAACATGTTGTTGGCAAAAAGTATTACTATGCAGTTCAAGCAGTTAATTCAAGTAGAAGAACTTCCCCGCTTTCTGAAATTGTTGCTGGTGTAACAACTGATGACCCACCAGAAAAATTGAAGGAATTTTATGCCGTTGTTTATTTGGATACAAATGAAATACGTTTTGAATGGACTTTGCCCGCATTTGCTGATGACCAGAAACAATTCAATATATATCTTTACGATGAGAATGATGAACAGCATAAAATCTTTACTCGCCCAGATGCCTATCCCTATACCCCACAAACAAATGCAATTGTTCCTTTTGATTCTATAAAAGCTAATTTTAAAGCGTTTAATCCTGCTAACTTGAAATGGTATAAATTCAATATTGGTGAACAAGATAGGAAAGATCAAGAAACACTTGCAAAAGATGAACCCATCTCTGCAGAAATAACCACAACCGATATTTTACCAAGTGCCCCTGAATATTTTACTGTAGAAGATAATCCTTATGATAAAGGCGACCAAATCAGGATTTATTTTGATAAGCCTTATTTTGGAATTTCAAAGCTAACCTATAATGACGATTTTACTAAATTATTTGTAAGCTACTTTATTAAAGATAATGACCTTTTCAAAGTTAAACGAATTACAATTAGTATAAATGGAACAAAACATACTGAATATGTTCTTGATAATAAAGCAAAATTCAAAGTTAATTGGGATTATCAGGAGCCAATGACAATTTCTGCAACATTTAAATACAGTAATAAAGCAAAAAAATTATATAAAGATGTAAGATTACCAGAAAATTACTCTGTATCACATACTTTCTATTATGATGAAGATATGGAATTGGTAAGAGTGCAGGAACCTTCAGAAAAGAAATATAGTTACCAGGTTTATAAGTACAATAAGGACAGCGATGTATATCGTTTTCCAAAACTTCTATCCTATATGGAAAGAGAATATTTAGACAGAGTTAGGTATGAAGAGGTTGTATTTCGTGGCAGACCAAAATTTGCTTCTGGTGATAACAGGCTTTATGTATCAACCTATTTAGATGTTGGAAATTGGAAAGAAGAGCAACCATACTATGTAGAACAGCTTTATCTTGAACAAGTAGAAAAATTTAAGAAAAATTTAACAAAAGAGATTCAAAAGTTAGAAAAGAAAGCGGAAGCAGCTACATCTGAAAAAGAAAAACAAAAAATTGAAAATAAAATTGAAACATACAAGACTTATTATTTTGAAGATATTCCTCCTGTTGTAAAACTTGCGAATGAGCAAAAAACTGACAAAGCCAGAATGAAAATATTGGATAAACAGCATTGTCACAGCAAACGAACCTTTAAATATTATATCAGAAAGACAGACGGGAAAGGATATTTTGTTGATACGGAAGTTTATATGAAAGAAGATGGAGAGCAGTATTTCTTTCCTATACCTAATTGGTATAACAATCGTCTGACCATAGTTTTAATTTCCGTCTTACTTTTTGCTGCTTTAGTATATATTATGGTTAGAGCTGCTCGCAAAGGAAAGAAACTATATATAAGGCCAATCGCTGGCATTGAGGAAATAGATAATGCTTTAGGAAGAGCCACAGAGATGGGAAGGCCAATTCTATTTGTTCCAGGATTAAGTAGTATCAGCGATGTCGCTACTCTAGCAGGACTTGCAATTCTAAGTAGAGTTGCAAAGAAAGCTGCTCAATATGATACAAAAATTCTTGTGCCTGTTAGAGATTATATTGTATTGCCAATTGCACAGGAGATAGTGAAAGAAGCACACTATGAAGCAGGCAGACCAGATACTTATGATAAGAATAGTGTATTCTTTATTACAACTGCACAGTTTGCTTTCGTCTCTGGTGTTAATGGTATTATGATTAGAGAAAAAACCGCTACAAATTTCTATATGGGAATGTTCTGGGCAGAATCTTTGCTTATGACTGAAACTGGCAGTATGACAGGTGCAATCCAAATTGCTGGAACGGATGCAGTATCACAATTGCCTTTCTTTATTACAACCTGTGATTATACATTAATCGGTGAAGAATTATATGCCGCAAGTGCATATCTTTCCAGACAGCCCCTTATTCTTGGCACCTTGAAAGCTCAAGATTATATGAAATTATTGATAATAATTTCAGTTGTAGTTGGAACCTTTCTGTCTACAGTACATTTAACATTTTTTATGAATTGGTTTCCAATTGAATAGGAAGTAGAAAGTAATCCTCGTTCCAAAGCCCCTGCTTGGGAGCGCAAGTGAAAGGAGAAATAAATGAAAAGAACAGTACCTTTATTAATTGTTATGATTTTGGGATTTCTTTTTGTTGGTTATGTCTTTATTCCCCACAAAATATATGCTGATTTCTATGATTGGTATATGAAATGGATAAAAGTAATCGGTCCTTTTGCTGTTGTATTAGGAGTAGGAAGTCTGGTCATGGTTCATACATCAAAAATAAAAAGGAAAGTACCCAATTGGGGATACAGTACAGTTACTATAGGGGCATTAATTATAACTACTCTTACAGGATTTATTTGGGGCATTCAGGAAGGAACACCTTTCAGGTGGATTTTTAAGTACTTCAATGTTCCAATGGGTGCTACTATGTTTTCATTACTTGCATTCTATATAGCATCAGCTGCATATAAAGCCTTCCGTGCACGTTCTGTTGAAGCTACTGTGCTGTTAATTGCTGCTGTTATTGTGATGCTTGGCAGAGTTTCTATTGGACAGGCGATTACTCATTGGATTCCTGATGCGACTGAATGGATTTTAAATGTGCCTAATTTAGCTGCAAAAAGAGGAATTGGCTTAGGTGTTGGTTTGGGTATGACAGCCACTGCATTAAAGATTATGTTAGGAATTGAACGGACATATCTGGGTGGCGGAAAATAAGGAAAGGAGAACAAATGAAATTTTCCGAAAACTTACAAAAGGTTGATAGAAGATATATCTATATCGTAGTTGCTCTTGCAGTAATTCTTCCTCTTATTTTTCCCCTCGGATTAAAGACCTATACGACTACACCTGTTGAAAATCTGTATAGACACATTGATGCTATTGCAGGCAGAGATGATAAAGCAATTCTGATTGACTTCCTTCATGACCCATCAGTTATGCCAGAGTTATATCCTATGGAAATTGCACTCATAAGGCATTGTTTTGCAAGAGACATTAAACTGTTTACAATTTCCTGGATAGCAACAGGTGCTCCAATTATTGGAATGGCTCTCTCGGAAGTTAAAGAAGACTTCCCAGATATTAAAGCAGATATAGATTATTGCGATTTCGGATTTAAGCCATATGCTTTAGCAATACCAATTATTCTCGGAATGGGCGATGACATTGTAAAGGCAGTAGAAACAAATAGTGAAGGTAGCAAACTGGAAAATTTACCAATAATGAAGAATATTAAAAATTATGATAATATCCAAATTGTAATGCAAATATCGGGTTCTGCTTACGGATATCTATGGTATACTTATGCCCGTCCAAGATTTGGTGTGGATGTTGGTGTTGGTGTTACTGCTGTTATGGCAGCTGATGCATACCCTTTCATGCAAACAGGACAATTACTTGGCAGTATGGGTGGATTAAAAGGTGCAGCAGAATATGAAAAATTAGTTGATATTTTTGCTATGCAAGGTATTGATTATAGCAAGAAAAAAGCAAGAGATATTGCATGGAGTTCAAAACAGTATTCACTATCAAATATACCATATAAATACAAGAAAGCAAGAATTGGTATGGATGCACAAGCAGTTGTGCATGTTCTGATAATTCTGTTTATTATAATTGGGAATATTGGATATTTTATTGATAAAAGAGCAGAAAAAAAGCGAAAGTATGCTAAGTAAGGAGAGAAAATGACTGAAATTATTGGAATCTGGATTGCTGCATTTTTAACTTTGTGTATGTTTTCTTTTCTATACAAAGATAATCCATTTTATAAATTTGCAGAACACCTTTTCGTCGGTGTTACTATGGGGTATGCAATTCCACTTACATGGAATAGTGTATTTATACCTTATACATATGAACCCTTATTTCTGAAAAAAGAGTATATTCTTATTATTCCTTTTATTATTGGTATGATGTACTGGTTTAGATTTTCTGGGAAGCTTAGCTGGCTTAGCAGATATCCTATTGCATTTGGAATGGGCATTGTTGGAATGAGTGTTCCTATGTCTATGCACGCAAACGTGTTAGTTCAAATGAGAAGTATGATGCTGCCTCTAAATAATATTAATATTATTCTTATATTTATTGGAACTGTTAGCATTTTGTGTTACTTCTTTTTCTCAAAAGCACATACAGGGGCTTATGGAAAATTTACCTCTATCGGTATCGGGTTTATGATGATTGGTTTCGGTGCATCTTTCGGTTATACTGTAATGGCTCGTATTTCTTTACTCATCGGAAGAATAGAATTTCTTTTGGAAGAGTGGTTACATTTACTTTAAGTAAAAACAGATAAAAAAAATAGCACAAAGGCATATCTTATGGATGGAAGTTTATTATTATGTCTTTGTGCTTTTTATTTCTGGTTGAACTAGTTAAAATGCTTGAATTGGTTAATCCTCAGGTTTCTACCAGAGGTAGAGAAATCTACCAGCAAAATTCAGTATGATATTCATCATTAATGCGTTTTAACGGCTAAATTACAAAAATGAAAAGAAAAGTCGTTCAAGTTGTATTTATCATTCTTATTATCGCTATCGCTTATTTCCGTATTTCAAATGATAGAAATAAACCAATAAAAGAAACAAGGGTGGCTTTAGGTACTTTTGTAACAATTAACATACAGGATAAAAATAAAAAAAATAAAACAATTATTGACTCATCTTTTTCTTTAATTAATAAATATGAGAAGCAGTTATCCATTTTAACTCCAAATAGTGAAGTTAGTAAAATAAATACCTCAGAGAAAAATGAAATACAAATTTCAAGCGATGTTAAGAATTTAATTGATGAATCTCATAAAATCAGTGAATTGTCAAATGGTGCATTTGATATAACTATTGGAGCAATTTTAGAAAAATACGATATTGTAAATAAGATTATGCCTGATTCAAATGAGATAAAAAATATGCTCAATCTTGTTGACTATAAATATTTGCAAACAAATAGTGATACACTTATTAAAAAGAAAAAGAATATTCATCTTGATTTAGGTGGTATCGCAAAAGGATATATTGTTGATAAAGTGATAGAATATTTAACATCACAAGGAATTCAGTATGCAGCAGTTAATGCTGGTGGAGACCTCTTTGTA includes these proteins:
- a CDS encoding FAD:protein FMN transferase, with the translated sequence MKRKVVQVVFIILIIAIAYFRISNDRNKPIKETRVALGTFVTINIQDKNKKNKTIIDSSFSLINKYEKQLSILTPNSEVSKINTSEKNEIQISSDVKNLIDESHKISELSNGAFDITIGAILEKYDIVNKIMPDSNEIKNMLNLVDYKYLQTNSDTLIKKKKNIHLDLGGIAKGYIVDKVIEYLTSQGIQYAAVNAGGDLFVLGNKKNDVWKIGIRHPRSEDEIFGEVSLKNMSIVTSGDYEQFFFVNGKRIHHILNPKTGFPADKSISATVICPDATTADALCTAIFVMGPQTGTSLINNIENVEAIVIYEKNGKLQYKLSDDFKKYNFHCSE
- a CDS encoding DUF6754 domain-containing protein, giving the protein MKILFLLTILFFLFSGIVSAKLLPNDEPVTGLKVEDVPYDDGGGLSLSWKPLHKDKKIIEYRVYRGVTPDSLFYIGKIPVNAKTGVIGDTMRYTDQGWTFFVDATSKAKLKKEKGQRKGEIGYDVLYRRMPRDMNVYGPLMKKYRILCVIPNKQYFYKTKMKEFTEIDTTEEGEVDTTSTILAGLKLRQFKYILSKHVVGKKYYYAVQAVNSSRRTSPLSEIVAGVTTDDPPEKLKEFYAVVYLDTNEIRFEWTLPAFADDQKQFNIYLYDENDEQHKIFTRPDAYPYTPQTNAIVPFDSIKANFKAFNPANLKWYKFNIGEQDRKDQETLAKDEPISAEITTTDILPSAPEYFTVEDNPYDKGDQIRIYFDKPYFGISKLTYNDDFTKLFVSYFIKDNDLFKVKRITISINGTKHTEYVLDNKAKFKVNWDYQEPMTISATFKYSNKAKKLYKDVRLPENYSVSHTFYYDEDMELVRVQEPSEKKYSYQVYKYNKDSDVYRFPKLLSYMEREYLDRVRYEEVVFRGRPKFASGDNRLYVSTYLDVGNWKEEQPYYVEQLYLEQVEKFKKNLTKEIQKLEKKAEAATSEKEKQKIENKIETYKTYYFEDIPPVVKLANEQKTDKARMKILDKQHCHSKRTFKYYIRKTDGKGYFVDTEVYMKEDGEQYFFPIPNWYNNRLTIVLISVLLFAALVYIMVRAARKGKKLYIRPIAGIEEIDNALGRATEMGRPILFVPGLSSISDVATLAGLAILSRVAKKAAQYDTKILVPVRDYIVLPIAQEIVKEAHYEAGRPDTYDKNSVFFITTAQFAFVSGVNGIMIREKTATNFYMGMFWAESLLMTETGSMTGAIQIAGTDAVSQLPFFITTCDYTLIGEELYAASAYLSRQPLILGTLKAQDYMKLLIIISVVVGTFLSTVHLTFFMNWFPIE